One Syntrophaceae bacterium DNA window includes the following coding sequences:
- a CDS encoding sigma 54-interacting transcriptional regulator: protein MKPTFSTARTENIILDSIADGVFTVDRDLRITSFNRAAEQITGVLRRDAVGQPCKEVLKADICEKTCLLRQTQETGRPIVNRTVRIITASGRRIPISISTAILKDEGGNAIGAVETFRDISVEENLRKKIRGGYSFEDILSKNPRMHQLFDILPDVAMSGSTVLLEGESGTGKEIFARAIHNLSSRKNGPFIAVNCGALPDTLLESELFGYKAGAFTDAKRDKPGRFRRAEKGTLFLDEVGDISPAMQVRLLRVLQEKVYEPLGSVDPVPADARIIAATNRRLEDLVREGKFREDLYYRINVIRLVLPPLRERMEDLPLLADHFIRQMNAVQNKDIPGMSDEATACLMSHGFPGNIRELENVIERSFILCKSGPILPQHLPEFLWARETEELTGLPAENLSIKQMEAVFLTNVLRRNGWSRVKTARQLGIHKSTLFRKIRALGIQIPDRRESDGTDA, encoded by the coding sequence ATGAAACCGACCTTCTCAACGGCCCGGACCGAAAACATCATCCTCGACTCCATCGCCGACGGCGTGTTCACGGTGGATCGGGACTTGCGGATCACCAGCTTCAACCGGGCGGCCGAGCAGATCACCGGGGTCTTGCGCAGGGACGCCGTCGGCCAGCCCTGCAAGGAGGTCCTGAAGGCGGACATCTGTGAAAAAACCTGCCTGCTGCGGCAGACGCAGGAAACGGGCCGGCCCATCGTCAACCGTACCGTCCGCATCATCACGGCCTCGGGGCGCCGGATCCCCATCAGCATCTCGACGGCCATCCTGAAAGACGAGGGCGGAAACGCCATCGGCGCCGTCGAGACGTTCCGCGACATCAGCGTGGAGGAAAACCTGCGGAAGAAGATCCGGGGGGGATACTCCTTCGAAGACATCCTGTCGAAGAATCCCCGAATGCACCAGCTGTTCGACATTCTCCCGGATGTGGCCATGAGCGGCAGCACCGTCCTCCTGGAGGGAGAGAGCGGCACGGGAAAGGAGATCTTCGCCCGGGCCATTCATAACCTGAGTTCCCGGAAAAACGGACCCTTTATCGCGGTCAACTGCGGCGCCCTTCCGGACACGCTCCTGGAATCGGAGCTCTTCGGGTACAAGGCGGGGGCGTTCACGGATGCGAAGCGGGACAAGCCCGGACGATTCCGGCGGGCGGAGAAGGGGACCCTCTTTCTGGACGAAGTCGGAGACATCTCCCCGGCGATGCAGGTCCGGCTGCTCCGGGTGCTCCAGGAAAAAGTGTATGAACCCCTTGGTTCCGTGGACCCTGTCCCGGCGGACGCCCGGATCATCGCCGCCACCAACCGGAGGCTCGAAGATCTGGTCCGCGAGGGGAAATTCCGGGAGGACCTCTATTACCGGATCAACGTCATCCGCCTGGTCCTGCCGCCCCTGCGGGAGCGCATGGAAGACCTTCCCCTCCTGGCCGACCATTTCATCCGCCAGATGAATGCCGTGCAGAACAAAGACATCCCGGGCATGTCCGACGAGGCAACGGCCTGCCTGATGTCCCACGGATTCCCGGGGAATATCCGGGAACTGGAAAACGTCATCGAGCGGTCTTTCATCCTCTGCAAATCGGGCCCGATCCTGCCTCAGCATCTGCCCGAGTTTCTCTGGGCGCGGGAGACGGAGGAATTGACCGGACTCCCCGCGGAGAACCTGTCCATCAAGCAAATGGAGGCCGTGTTCCTTACGAACGTTCTCCGCCGGAACGGATGGAGCCGCGTGAAGACGGCCAGGCAGCTCGGCATTCATAAAAGCACCCTTTTCCGGAAGATCCGGGCACTCGGGATACAGATCCCGGATCGCAGGGAATCGGACGGCACGGATGCATAA
- a CDS encoding iron-sulfur cluster assembly scaffold protein, whose amino-acid sequence MRDRGPIFPIAGHVGHGTDFSDRVLDYGTNPRNYGSLDNPDGYAKYTGPCGDTVEMFLLAADGRVTGASFRTDGCTPALASASAVTVMATGKTIRECVRIDPEAVLAHLGGLPDDSRHCALLAVRTLRRALRNLAKAGKPDRQPPHP is encoded by the coding sequence ATGCGAGACCGGGGGCCAATCTTCCCGATCGCCGGGCATGTAGGCCACGGGACGGACTTTTCCGATCGGGTCCTCGATTACGGAACAAACCCCCGAAACTACGGCTCCCTGGACAACCCCGACGGGTATGCAAAATATACGGGGCCCTGCGGAGACACCGTGGAGATGTTTCTGCTCGCGGCCGACGGACGGGTCACCGGCGCTTCCTTCCGTACGGACGGCTGTACGCCGGCCCTGGCCTCTGCATCGGCCGTCACCGTCATGGCGACAGGCAAAACGATCCGGGAATGCGTGAGGATCGATCCGGAGGCCGTCCTGGCACATCTCGGAGGTCTGCCCGACGATTCGCGCCACTGCGCCCTCCTGGCCGTGAGGACCCTTCGAAGGGCCCTCAGGAACCTGGCGAAAGCCGGGAAACCCGACCGGCAGCCACCTCACCCATGA
- a CDS encoding sulfurtransferase, with amino-acid sequence MKHSFLLKNLLPVLLFLVLSVPAGAREIAPIVSVDWLDANLDNPRLIVIDVRKVEQYMEGHIPNAVSSFYRAWAFRKGELYSEIPEVDDLQEMVGEAGIGTDSLVVVAGSVATPRESYQSARVACTLQYAGIPNVALLDGGIDAWLRGKKRLSTLLRKPAAKPFTAKLKRDFIADKDYVKARMGKVLLLDVREPEIFSGKKKLDCITRAGHIPGAVNMPTSCAFTEDGTFKSPAMLAAIAEAAIGKDLSREVVTYCDVGQCCPTWAFILRELLGYHSVRIYDGSTQEWTADPSAPVEK; translated from the coding sequence ATGAAGCATTCATTTCTTCTGAAAAACCTGCTGCCGGTCCTGCTTTTTCTTGTCCTTTCCGTTCCGGCGGGGGCAAGGGAGATTGCGCCGATCGTCTCGGTCGACTGGCTTGACGCCAACCTGGACAACCCCCGGCTGATCGTGATCGACGTGCGAAAGGTCGAGCAGTACATGGAAGGCCACATCCCGAACGCCGTCAGCTCGTTCTACCGTGCCTGGGCCTTCCGGAAGGGGGAACTTTACTCCGAGATCCCGGAAGTGGACGACCTTCAGGAGATGGTCGGCGAGGCCGGAATCGGCACGGATTCCCTCGTGGTCGTCGCGGGCAGCGTCGCCACGCCCCGGGAAAGCTACCAGAGCGCCCGGGTGGCCTGTACCCTTCAGTACGCCGGGATTCCGAACGTGGCTCTCCTTGACGGGGGTATCGATGCATGGCTCCGGGGGAAGAAACGGCTCTCCACCTTACTCCGAAAGCCCGCGGCGAAACCCTTCACGGCGAAGCTCAAGCGGGATTTCATTGCCGACAAGGACTACGTGAAGGCCCGAATGGGAAAGGTCCTCCTCCTGGACGTCCGGGAACCCGAGATTTTCTCCGGCAAGAAGAAACTCGATTGCATTACCCGGGCCGGCCACATCCCGGGAGCCGTAAACATGCCCACTTCCTGCGCTTTTACCGAGGATGGCACCTTCAAGAGTCCGGCGATGCTCGCCGCCATTGCGGAGGCGGCCATCGGCAAGGATCTCTCCCGGGAGGTCGTTACCTACTGCGACGTGGGCCAGTGCTGTCCCACCTGGGCCTTCATCCTGAGAGAGCTCCTTGGTTATCACAGCGTCCGCATCTACGACGGCTCCACTCAGGAGTGGACTGCAGACCCCTCCGCACCGGTCGAGAAGTAA
- a CDS encoding sulfurtransferase, which yields MKRRSMLLAVVMAALLLPLAAWAQVLDPVVSTDWLEKNLGNAKLVMVDVRKVEDYKAGHIPGAVNVFYGTWAIKKGDLLNELPPADDLADAIGGAGIAADSWVVLIGNTAPPPARFDMTRVAWTLKYMGVDQVAILDGGQEKWVKEKKALSQDMVRPKARPFKGKMNKGLFVSKAYVADRLGKAVIVDVRAPAAFEGKEKLPFVPKTGRIKGAVNLPVSALYTPEGLYKSKDALAALASKAAGTDPGREIILYCDTGKTCTSWAFVMSSWLGYRDVKIYDGSFMEWAKDSAAPMEP from the coding sequence ATGAAGCGAAGGAGCATGCTGTTGGCGGTCGTGATGGCAGCGCTGCTGCTGCCCCTGGCGGCCTGGGCGCAGGTTCTGGATCCCGTCGTCTCCACGGACTGGCTGGAGAAGAACCTGGGGAATGCGAAACTGGTCATGGTAGACGTCCGGAAGGTAGAGGATTACAAGGCAGGCCACATCCCAGGGGCGGTGAACGTCTTTTACGGGACCTGGGCAATCAAGAAAGGGGATCTCCTGAACGAGTTGCCTCCGGCGGACGACCTGGCGGACGCCATCGGCGGAGCGGGAATCGCTGCGGATTCCTGGGTCGTGCTGATCGGCAATACGGCTCCTCCCCCGGCGCGCTTCGACATGACCCGCGTGGCCTGGACCCTGAAGTACATGGGTGTCGACCAGGTGGCGATCCTGGACGGCGGCCAGGAGAAATGGGTCAAGGAAAAGAAGGCTCTTTCCCAGGACATGGTCAGACCCAAAGCCAGGCCTTTCAAGGGAAAGATGAACAAGGGACTGTTCGTTTCCAAGGCCTATGTGGCAGACAGGCTGGGAAAGGCCGTGATCGTCGACGTCCGCGCTCCGGCGGCCTTTGAAGGCAAGGAAAAGCTGCCCTTCGTTCCGAAGACGGGACGCATCAAGGGAGCCGTCAACCTGCCCGTGAGCGCTCTCTACACGCCGGAGGGACTCTACAAGTCGAAGGATGCCCTCGCCGCCCTGGCCTCGAAAGCAGCCGGGACGGATCCCGGCAGGGAGATCATCCTCTATTGCGACACCGGGAAGACGTGCACGTCCTGGGCCTTTGTCATGTCGTCCTGGCTGGGTTACCGGGATGTGAAGATCTATGACGGCTCCTTCATGGAGTGGGCAAAGGATTCGGCCGCACCCATGGAGCCCTAG
- a CDS encoding Mrp/NBP35 family ATP-binding protein, protein MEDCGAGEKRIPEKREADNSDERLREQMRRIRHKVMVLSGKGGVGKSTVAANIAVALAMEGKMVGLLDVDFHGPSIPKLLNLEGPPPVSQGAKLSPAVYGESLKVISLGFLLPEKDSAVIWRGPLKMGVIKQLLADVDWGDLDYLIIDFPPGTGDEPLSVAQLIPDSNGALIVTTPQDLSLSDVRKSIDFCRKVKLPVLGVIENMSGFVCPNCKTVIDIFKRGGGESMAQSMGVPFLGRIPIDPQIVEASDNGTPFVYHHSGTEAAAAFQPIVGMLLDLKEKTRLH, encoded by the coding sequence ATGGAAGATTGCGGGGCAGGCGAAAAGAGGATCCCTGAAAAGAGGGAAGCCGATAACAGTGACGAACGGCTGCGGGAGCAGATGAGGCGGATCCGCCACAAGGTCATGGTCCTTTCGGGGAAGGGCGGCGTCGGGAAGAGCACCGTAGCCGCCAACATCGCCGTGGCCCTGGCCATGGAGGGGAAGATGGTGGGACTTCTGGACGTGGATTTTCACGGACCCAGCATTCCCAAGCTTCTTAATCTCGAAGGGCCGCCGCCGGTCTCGCAGGGCGCCAAGCTGTCACCGGCCGTCTACGGGGAAAGCCTCAAGGTCATCTCCCTCGGCTTCCTTCTGCCCGAAAAGGACTCGGCTGTCATCTGGCGCGGCCCGCTGAAAATGGGTGTCATCAAGCAGCTCCTGGCCGACGTTGACTGGGGCGACCTGGATTACCTGATCATCGATTTCCCTCCCGGCACCGGGGACGAACCCCTCTCGGTGGCGCAGCTCATTCCGGACAGCAACGGCGCTCTCATCGTCACGACCCCCCAGGACCTCTCCCTGTCGGACGTGCGCAAGTCCATCGATTTCTGCCGGAAGGTGAAGTTGCCCGTCCTGGGTGTGATCGAGAACATGAGCGGGTTTGTCTGCCCGAACTGCAAGACCGTCATCGACATCTTCAAGCGGGGGGGTGGGGAGAGCATGGCGCAATCCATGGGCGTCCCTTTCCTCGGCCGCATCCCCATTGATCCGCAGATCGTCGAGGCATCCGACAACGGCACGCCCTTCGTGTACCATCACAGCGGCACCGAAGCGGCGGCGGCGTTCCAGCCGATCGTCGGGATGCTTCTCGACCTGAAAGAAAAAACGAGGCTCCACTGA
- a CDS encoding cytochrome C: MERLYRWLRRYGALLLAAGACLAWILTTVPGYASVSSSACLGCHSSEPFQSRYAGSAHGANSCTSCHQGITDAGRHMRGEEKPKPVACGDCHGEVARAFGKNVHFLRGNFQCADCHGEIHGLRKTEGSVKKAIVEDCTRCHSRDEYVTAGHAEAVLKGNEDAASCADCHGLHDTRAFHTAGGAYPKEARTHYTERCVKCHTDADLVKRNKLRPNIVAYYEQTYHGKVRGAGYPSQVAGCADCHKGHDILPKTDPGSSLYPANLVKNCGACHQGFHPRFVSYSAHPDYHDRENYPALYWAFIFMEILLGGVFLFFWTHTFLWWRKVYWEKHRREKEGLLPEQCFPGTDGHVQIQRFRPWERLMHVILIVSFFTLILTGFPIKYPSVLWSKFLLGLWGSNEVAGFFHRLAAFVLIVLVTIVAIKGLIYFFPKGQGMKGLVGRIFGPESLVPNFKDIRDIRDMFLWFFDRGPMPKFERWTYWEKFDFWAVFWGMFAIGVSGLLLWKTEWSSWIVPGWVLNVATLVHSEEALLAALFIFTVHFFNTHFIPTKFPLDRLIFSGTYTLDEMREQRPLEYERVMAEERLEGLKREHPGIAVKLFAAVFGLGSLLLGLLLTVLIVWAMLAP, translated from the coding sequence ATGGAACGATTATATCGCTGGCTGCGTCGGTATGGCGCTCTCCTGCTCGCGGCGGGTGCATGCCTGGCCTGGATCCTCACGACGGTCCCCGGTTACGCCTCGGTCTCGTCCTCCGCCTGTCTCGGCTGCCACAGCAGCGAGCCGTTCCAATCCCGATATGCCGGTTCCGCCCACGGGGCGAACAGCTGCACGAGCTGCCACCAGGGGATCACCGACGCGGGCCGCCACATGAGGGGTGAGGAGAAGCCGAAGCCTGTGGCCTGCGGCGACTGCCACGGCGAAGTGGCCCGGGCGTTCGGGAAGAACGTTCATTTCCTCCGGGGAAATTTCCAGTGTGCCGACTGCCATGGGGAGATCCACGGGCTCCGGAAAACGGAGGGAAGCGTCAAAAAGGCCATCGTCGAGGACTGCACGCGATGCCACAGCCGGGACGAATATGTCACCGCAGGGCATGCCGAGGCCGTCCTGAAGGGCAACGAGGACGCCGCCTCCTGCGCCGACTGCCACGGGCTTCACGACACTCGGGCTTTTCATACGGCCGGGGGGGCATATCCGAAGGAAGCGCGGACGCATTACACGGAACGGTGCGTGAAATGCCACACCGACGCGGATCTTGTGAAGCGGAACAAGCTCCGGCCGAACATTGTCGCCTATTACGAGCAGACCTATCACGGCAAGGTGCGCGGCGCCGGCTATCCGTCCCAGGTTGCAGGATGCGCCGACTGTCATAAGGGGCACGACATCCTTCCCAAGACGGATCCCGGCTCCAGCCTCTATCCCGCCAACCTCGTGAAGAACTGCGGCGCCTGCCACCAGGGATTCCATCCCCGTTTCGTTTCCTACAGCGCCCACCCGGACTACCACGACCGGGAGAATTACCCCGCCCTCTACTGGGCCTTCATTTTCATGGAGATTCTCCTGGGAGGGGTGTTCCTCTTCTTCTGGACCCACACCTTCCTGTGGTGGCGGAAGGTATACTGGGAGAAGCACCGGCGTGAAAAGGAAGGCCTCCTTCCGGAGCAGTGTTTCCCGGGAACCGACGGCCATGTTCAGATCCAGCGCTTCCGTCCCTGGGAGCGGCTGATGCACGTGATCCTGATTGTTTCGTTCTTCACGCTCATCCTGACGGGGTTCCCCATCAAATATCCCTCCGTTCTCTGGTCGAAATTCCTGCTGGGACTGTGGGGAAGCAACGAGGTGGCCGGGTTCTTCCACCGGCTGGCGGCCTTCGTTCTCATCGTCCTGGTCACGATTGTAGCGATCAAGGGCCTGATCTACTTTTTCCCTAAAGGACAGGGTATGAAGGGCCTCGTCGGCCGCATATTCGGTCCCGAGTCGCTGGTTCCCAACTTCAAGGACATCCGGGACATCCGGGACATGTTCCTCTGGTTCTTCGATCGGGGGCCCATGCCGAAGTTCGAGCGCTGGACCTACTGGGAGAAGTTCGACTTCTGGGCGGTCTTCTGGGGCATGTTCGCCATCGGCGTCTCGGGCCTTCTCCTGTGGAAGACGGAGTGGTCATCCTGGATCGTCCCCGGCTGGGTCCTGAACGTTGCGACCCTGGTCCATTCCGAGGAAGCGCTTCTGGCGGCCCTGTTCATCTTTACGGTCCACTTTTTCAACACCCACTTCATCCCGACGAAGTTTCCCCTGGATCGTCTCATCTTCTCGGGCACGTATACCCTTGATGAAATGAGGGAGCAGCGTCCCCTGGAATATGAGCGGGTGATGGCGGAAGAGAGACTGGAAGGCCTCAAGCGGGAGCACCCCGGTATCGCCGTGAAGCTGTTTGCCGCCGTCTTCGGCCTGGGAAGCCTGCTTCTGGGTCTCCTCCTGACGGTGCTGATCGTGTGGGCGATGCTGGCGCCCTGA
- a CDS encoding phospholipase D family protein has product MFRSNGRPDLARCRPHPPKFFLFLAFLFVIGPHAATAAELILGKDTPIRVFFSPRGGAVAGIVQALAGARSQILVQAHSLLSPPITRSLLDARERGVKVSVILDKSERQEGMTPAVQLANAGVTVFLDGKHAAANDRVIVIDGRTVITGSLNFTTVSDEMNGENLLIIESPELASLYSENWKTHRAHSDPY; this is encoded by the coding sequence ATGTTCCGCTCGAACGGCCGTCCAGACCTTGCCCGTTGCCGCCCACACCCGCCGAAGTTTTTTCTGTTCCTTGCCTTTTTATTTGTCATCGGACCCCACGCAGCCACCGCCGCGGAGCTGATCCTCGGGAAGGACACGCCGATCCGGGTTTTTTTCAGTCCCCGGGGAGGCGCGGTCGCCGGGATCGTGCAGGCCCTGGCCGGGGCCCGTTCGCAGATCCTGGTCCAGGCCCACAGCCTCCTGAGCCCTCCCATTACCCGGTCACTCCTGGACGCCCGGGAGCGGGGCGTGAAGGTCTCCGTCATCCTCGACAAGTCGGAGCGGCAGGAAGGGATGACGCCGGCCGTACAACTGGCCAATGCCGGCGTTACGGTTTTCCTGGACGGGAAACACGCCGCCGCCAACGACCGGGTGATCGTCATCGACGGCCGCACGGTCATCACGGGATCCCTCAACTTCACGACCGTCTCGGATGAGATGAACGGAGAAAACCTCCTGATCATCGAATCCCCGGAGCTGGCTTCCCTGTACTCGGAAAACTGGAAAACACACCGGGCGCATTCGGACCCGTACTGA
- a CDS encoding ATPase — protein sequence MKTNVTIAIPVSGGRLCAHFGHCDTFVLLEADRDRRVVLRRTDLQAPPHEPGVLPAWLQEQGADLIIAGGMGTRAQNLFAARGIQVIVGAPADEPERLAEAWLAGNLEMGINTCDH from the coding sequence ATGAAAACAAACGTAACCATCGCCATCCCCGTCAGCGGAGGCAGGCTCTGCGCCCACTTCGGCCATTGCGACACCTTTGTCCTTCTGGAGGCCGACCGGGACCGCCGAGTCGTTCTCCGCCGCACGGACCTCCAGGCGCCGCCCCACGAACCGGGCGTCCTCCCTGCCTGGCTGCAAGAGCAGGGCGCCGACCTGATCATCGCGGGCGGGATGGGGACCCGGGCTCAGAACCTGTTCGCGGCCCGGGGGATCCAGGTCATCGTGGGCGCTCCGGCGGATGAACCGGAACGGCTCGCAGAGGCCTGGCTGGCGGGAAACCTGGAAATGGGAATCAACACCTGCGACCATTGA
- a CDS encoding flavocytochrome c, with the protein MKREDTEAAATKGVSRRSVLKGAVAMGAAAASGLALNMGVPGTAEAMIKKLPTKWDETWDVVIIGSGFAGLAAAAEAAGKGAKVVVLEKMPTYGGNSIINGGVYAAWDSEFHYRQKLNLGDDSPKQHINDTLKGGDYYSIPELVEVMANGAAGALNWMIDEGGAKIRPTVTRAGGHTAYRTHSAVAGVGREYTEALRKIAEKRGAKTVLNSEVTWIWRKDADPKSPVLGVEVKRGRRTLNIKAAKALILASGGFSRDIKMRMAHNPRLVPAFGCTNHPGATGEMIRFAQSIGADTLQMNFIQLYPFAEPETSILDTPAVYPFNGPGYGIVYVNKLGKRFVNELERRDVCAFAQINLGANMKPTWSIFNHAMILKMGGSYEEVEAGLKKGRFIKADSIAEMAGKLGIPADALVKTIEDHNRYIEQGKDPDFNKPITKVMIPLVEGPFYSVSQWPAVHHCMGGIRINPNAQVIDVFGAVIPKLYAAGEVAGGVHGSNRLGSNAIPDAVSFGRVAGTNAAKERA; encoded by the coding sequence ATGAAGCGTGAAGACACGGAAGCGGCAGCGACAAAGGGCGTGAGCAGGCGTTCGGTTCTCAAAGGCGCCGTAGCGATGGGAGCGGCGGCGGCCAGCGGCCTCGCCCTCAACATGGGGGTCCCCGGGACGGCGGAAGCCATGATCAAGAAACTCCCGACCAAGTGGGACGAGACATGGGACGTAGTCATTATCGGTTCCGGGTTCGCGGGACTGGCAGCGGCAGCCGAGGCGGCGGGAAAGGGCGCGAAGGTCGTCGTCCTGGAGAAGATGCCCACGTACGGTGGAAATTCCATCATCAACGGCGGCGTGTATGCCGCCTGGGACAGCGAGTTCCATTATCGCCAGAAACTGAACCTCGGGGACGACAGCCCGAAGCAGCACATCAACGACACGTTGAAGGGCGGCGACTACTACAGCATTCCTGAACTGGTGGAGGTCATGGCCAACGGCGCCGCGGGCGCCCTCAACTGGATGATCGACGAAGGCGGCGCCAAGATCCGCCCGACGGTCACCCGTGCCGGCGGCCACACGGCCTATCGGACCCATTCGGCCGTGGCCGGTGTGGGGCGCGAGTACACCGAGGCGCTTCGGAAGATCGCCGAGAAGCGAGGCGCCAAGACCGTTCTGAACTCCGAAGTCACCTGGATCTGGCGGAAAGATGCCGACCCGAAGAGCCCGGTCCTCGGCGTGGAGGTGAAACGGGGCCGGCGGACCCTCAACATCAAGGCCGCCAAGGCCCTCATCCTCGCCTCCGGCGGATTCAGCCGGGACATCAAGATGCGGATGGCCCACAATCCGCGGCTGGTGCCCGCCTTCGGCTGTACGAACCACCCGGGGGCGACTGGCGAGATGATTCGTTTCGCCCAGTCCATCGGCGCCGACACCCTGCAGATGAACTTCATTCAGCTCTATCCCTTCGCCGAGCCGGAGACGAGCATCCTCGACACACCGGCCGTGTATCCCTTCAACGGCCCGGGGTACGGCATCGTCTATGTGAACAAGCTGGGAAAGCGCTTCGTCAACGAGCTGGAGCGCCGGGACGTCTGCGCCTTCGCCCAGATCAACCTGGGAGCAAACATGAAGCCCACCTGGAGCATCTTCAACCACGCCATGATCCTCAAGATGGGCGGCTCCTACGAGGAAGTGGAAGCGGGCCTGAAGAAAGGCCGGTTCATCAAGGCCGATTCAATCGCCGAGATGGCCGGCAAGCTCGGCATTCCGGCGGACGCCCTGGTGAAGACCATCGAGGACCACAACCGTTATATCGAGCAGGGCAAGGATCCCGACTTCAACAAGCCCATCACGAAGGTCATGATCCCCCTGGTCGAGGGCCCCTTCTACTCCGTCTCCCAGTGGCCGGCGGTGCATCACTGCATGGGGGGCATCCGGATCAACCCGAACGCCCAGGTCATCGACGTCTTCGGCGCCGTGATCCCGAAGCTCTATGCGGCCGGCGAAGTCGCCGGCGGCGTCCACGGGTCGAACCGCCTGGGCAGCAATGCCATTCCCGATGCCGTGTCCTTCGGCCGCGTGGCGGGCACCAATGCCGCCAAGGAAAGGGCGTAA
- a CDS encoding DUF4142 domain-containing protein has product MNIARRWRWLLYGLLPVLATFGMAVAGDSDRSLPEPDRSFIRQAAKDSLWQISLGALALKQAAGGNIRRYGEDMIRENQRIQGNLISLAQGKGISIEIMLDPLQSQTLEYLARERGAGFDRQYISLMIDEQERSGRLYRKESDHGQDRETRAFAGDVLPWIDEQLKRAREILLGIPQPFLK; this is encoded by the coding sequence ATGAACATCGCCAGGAGATGGAGATGGCTGCTTTACGGCCTTTTGCCGGTTCTCGCGACGTTCGGCATGGCTGTCGCCGGGGATTCGGACCGATCTCTTCCCGAACCGGACCGCTCATTTATCAGGCAGGCGGCGAAGGACAGCCTCTGGCAAATCTCCCTGGGGGCGCTTGCCCTGAAGCAGGCCGCCGGAGGAAACATCCGGCGGTACGGGGAAGACATGATCCGGGAGAATCAAAGGATTCAAGGCAACCTCATCTCCCTGGCACAGGGGAAAGGGATCTCCATCGAGATCATGCTGGATCCGCTGCAGAGCCAGACGCTGGAGTACCTCGCACGGGAGCGCGGGGCCGGCTTTGACCGCCAGTACATCAGCCTCATGATCGACGAGCAGGAAAGGAGCGGACGCCTCTACCGCAAAGAGTCCGACCATGGACAGGACCGGGAGACCCGGGCCTTCGCCGGGGACGTCCTGCCATGGATCGACGAACAACTGAAGCGGGCAAGGGAAATCCTGCTGGGAATCCCGCAGCCCTTTTTAAAATAG
- a CDS encoding NifB/NifX family molybdenum-iron cluster-binding protein, whose amino-acid sequence MKIAVPFWNGHVATVFEAADEMVVIENLPGGDRVQRMEFPKGSSPLERAAHLKSLGIDVLICGALSRPLAHRVEAAGIRLIPFVRGPVEEVVNAFREETLDGERYLLPGCRSAFSKSGARCRRRRGRAEAPDS is encoded by the coding sequence ATGAAGATCGCCGTACCGTTCTGGAACGGCCATGTCGCAACCGTCTTCGAGGCGGCCGACGAAATGGTCGTGATCGAAAACCTGCCCGGGGGGGACCGGGTTCAGCGGATGGAATTCCCGAAAGGCTCTTCTCCTCTTGAGCGGGCGGCTCATCTAAAATCCCTCGGGATTGACGTCCTGATCTGCGGCGCCCTTTCGAGACCCCTTGCGCACCGGGTCGAGGCGGCGGGCATCCGGCTGATCCCCTTTGTCCGGGGTCCCGTGGAAGAGGTGGTCAACGCTTTTCGCGAGGAAACACTGGACGGGGAGCGTTATCTTCTACCCGGATGCCGATCCGCATTCAGCAAAAGCGGAGCGCGATGCCGACGCCGACGCGGTCGAGCGGAGGCACCGGATTCATGA